GAACAATGTTAACATATGTTATATAGCCTGttagaagagtaaaataacaaccaagTGTGACATTATGCAATTTGCATAACTGGTGGGTTGTTGAACACCTCGCATAAGGCtctgccataattcttcatcgtcaaaGTCTACGTAATGCCTTACACGTCGTCGGAGGTACCACACTTCTCCTGGAATGACAAATAATACCATATTGGATGGCTCGCTACTTCACCAAAATTGCGGGAGTACTTAGCAAGTGCGCTTAGATTAGTTACCAAAGAAAACAGGCCCCAATGGTCCACTTCCTAAGGATGCCAATAAAGTTCAGTCTGTCACTTTAAAGTATCTTATATAGCATGGTAGGTGAGTAAAATAGTGACTGCATGTCACACAATGCAAGTTACATAACTAGTGGGTTGTTTAAATCTTCAAACTcattacaaagggctcagccataattctttgTCATCGCGCACTGCATCAACTAAGTGCACATCTGTCTGCCTTGAAGATGCGTAGCGGGCACCTCGCCTCTCCGCAAAGTGATGAGCAATGGCTTAGTGGGGGCTTCCGAacttaaaaaaaattgtgagtTATGGCACAGTGAGTACCTTGAAAGTGTACTTGTATTAGCAGCCCGAAGATAGTTTATCACGGCCTCTGGAAGTGCTGTCTTTCTGGCTTCCGCAGGAACTGTGTGGGGCTTTCCTCGCAGGCCTGGTTTTTTTTCGTCTGTAAGCTAGCCAGTCTGTGCTGAACAAGTACATTTTGATTAAAACTTACCGTGCACCATACCCTTTAAGTCCCTGTAAGTCTCTTGTATAGTGACCTTGACACAAACGGTCTTGTGTTGGGCTGACACTGCTGGCTTCAAAATGGGGTGGCTTGCGAACGTTGGTTGTGTAACCTAAtgctccctcctttctttttgtttcttccatGATGTCAAAGCAGTTATCTTCCTTTAGTCTTGTAATGTTGGCAAACATTATTGGGCCCCTGTACCTGACATCACAATTAAGTTTGCGTCCCACGTTGTAGGTTCTCCAACGTGGCCGTTTTAGTGATGTCAGTGCATTCTGCATTTGTCTTCTTCCATAGTGCTTGATTATTGGAACCTTGATATCCACTTCGAGGCATTCTGGTACAGAATTGGTCGTAGGTGAAACATCGTTTGAggtatttcatttttttcacttACTTAAAGCAACGAGTTGCTGTTAAAGCACTTCCAACTTTTGCATCAGAGTAGTGGCAGGAATCATGGTAGTCAGGGTGGTCCTGAACCCCTTGGGTTCGGGCAGGGGCAAAACACTGTTGCTAGTGCTCTTCCAACCCTTTTGAATTTTAGTTGTCATATCTAACTCTGAAATCAGAAGCCTTTCTACTGAACAGAAACAAAGAACAACGGAGAAAAATGCTTTTGGTTCAAAATGCATCACAGAGCATAAGCTTTCTAAAGAACTCTGGGTTACTGCAAATATTCATTGAGCTGGGCATTGAAATCCAAATAAACTATGGAACGGCTGAACATCTATCGCAAATATGTGTTGACGATTTGTTACACACTGTTGACAATGAAGTATGAATGCAATTGCTGAAATATGATTGTGTTGTTTAAGCAAAATCACCGATGAACTTAAATATTGCTTTATGAGAAATTTCACAGCGTTAATTTGTAGGAATTTTTAACAGGTATGCACAACGAAGAATGGAGCTGAAGTTGAAAAAAAGCTGTTGCTTTATgctttataaaaaaagaaaggctaGCATTTGTGGCTTATCATGCCTAATGGCTTAACGCAAACGACATAAGCTAGAAATATCTTAGTGCTTACTTTTGAGTGTCACATTGAAGCTATCTTCACCATGCAATGCGTGCTCGTAACAGGCTGCTCAGTGCTGTTTTCCCTTCTTCGGTGCTAACACTCATACAACTTTTtccagcgaaagctgtatatggctaggtgAAATAAAAAACTGTTTGCCAGGAGTTTTGATAATGGGCTCTGTTGGCTACACCATCAGTTACATTGTTCTCCATGTCACACACAAGCACACGTCATTGGCAGCGGCATTAGTCATGCCATTCTCTGCATCGTACCTAAGGATGTGTGCCATTGGCTGCACCGTCAGTGATGTCGTTCTCAACCTTCCCAGTCGAGCCTCCGAGCCCACGCACAGCAGCTTTAACAACCTCCACAAAGGGAGGGCCTGGATCATACGAACACAGTGCTGACAGCTGATCCATGAGAGAATTTATGTTCGCCCGGccgatgctgcagtccgggcacaagtATAGGCCTGGGTGGCAAAGTGCAAGCAATAACTGCACTGAGGATCTGGCAGCCTTCCGAGTCAGAAGCAAGCAACAACAAAAGTGTGACCCGAGTAAGCGGCATTGCAAACAGAGCAGTGTCAATGGGGCAGTGGCAGGAATACGTTGGCTGGGGCCAACGTCTGCTTTTGGCTAGAGTTTCTCAAGTAGAACTTTGGCTTCGGCTACGGTATCTGCCAACACCTGTGGCTGCGTGCTTCAGCTTCGCTGGCTAACCATCAGGACGAAGTGctcaggcatttttttttttcaatttcgaagCATGATTGCGTTTATGTATTAACTTACAACTTATATTTATAAAAACAAAATAGCCGTCATTGTAAGATGCGTGACCTCCTCTGTGATTTGCTGGATTTGTGCCACTGCTTAAGAGTGTAGGATTTCATAATAGTATAATCTAGACGAAAATCTGGTGTTGTGATAGTTTAGCCATTATGGGAATGAAAGGAAGTACAACAGGCTTCAGATCAGATTGGGTTAGCTAGTGAACCATTTACAcatatttttttagtttgtttCATTGTTCACACAGCGTTGGTTGTGGAGTCTGGTGCAAAGCATTCAAATAGTGCTTTTCTTGTTGAAAGAGGCTGAAGACGGCTAGGTCTTCTGGTCCGCTGCAACATTGCAGTTTTGCTGGTTGCGCTTGACAGTTTTATCAAAAACCTTTATGCACTCACCACtgtgcatagatgtagcgtctcatgccaatGAACGATAGTGCATAGTGTTGCTGTTATTTATGACAGTGTCCTGCCAAATTCATTCAAATTGGCTCCAAACTGACGCCCAAGCGACGTAGATGCATATTCATGCTCTCCTGACGAGAGATGTGTTGGGGGAGATCATTTcgacagacgcacctggcatggCAGGTGCGTCTGTGGATACATGAAGTATGTCTCACTCAATACAGTATGTTTATTTCCATGAATAGATAATCTGTAGTTCCAAAGGGAACACAAATTTGTTTTCTTTCAAGTGTAGTAAAAGAATTAATTGTTTGGTGACGCCAAATCTGGAACACATTTGTGGAGTAGTGCATACCCTAATTGTTGTTTCTCAATCACGCTAACTTTCTGTAGTCAGTTTTACATATGAATGATCAAATTCGATTTTAATTGAAAATAGCTTCATGTCCTTTTGCCTAAAGTTTGCTAAGCAAGTGTCGTGATTCTCAAAAATCTGTTTGATGCAAATTCGTAGCCTGCACTTTACATCATTTCCATGGTGGTTGAAGCGCCATTCATGGAGCCCCGCATAAACACTAATGCCAGCTTCACCTCTAGGTTTTATAGTTTGAAACTCTGGTTTGGAATCAATAACGGGCTCCGTTTCCTGGACATTATTATTCAAGCCGTTGTTGCTGTGAATGCAAATGTTGAATCCCAACAGTTGTACTCGTGGACAAACAAAACTGAACTTGGCTCACTTGTCTTAGCGGTTCTTCTTGTTGGGCAACAGTCACTTGAGCACGTTGGCACTGTGGTTATTCTTATTTGCATGTTAAGGATCACATTGCGTCGAGGGTGTCTATTGCGTCGAGGGCTGGGCTTGTTAGAGAGTGATCCGTTTCACTGTGTCCTTTCAAAGAACAGACTCTTATCTAgttctcttttgagtttatgctGCTGTTTTAACAATTATAAATGAGTAAAAGGACAATCATTTCAGTGATTGTAAGACAATGTGCTTCCAATCTTGCTGTAAATGACGAAGGGCAATGCTGAGGAGGATGGATGCTGGCATGTGATTTGGACGCATCAGTGTATGATTTTGTATACGTGCATTTTGCGTGTAGTTCAAGGAAGTGCTTCTCATAATGCATGTCTAAAGGATGGCCAGTCTCTAAATTAGATTagatttaattgatatgtggggcttaacgtcccaaaacctccatatgattatgagagacgccgtagtggagggctccggaaatttcgaccacttggtgttctttaccgtgcacccaaatctgggcacatgggcctacagcaatttcgtctccatcaaaaataGTTTCTAAATTAAAAAACTGTAGCTGCATACCGAACACAAAATTTCAGTGGTGCCCTTGGCGTCAGTGAAACTTCAAAACCGAAACCACATGACATGCATCGAAGTGGAGAAAAATAAGAGCTAAAAAACGAAATGCTTTGGATGGGTAAGCTGAGAAaggggaggaagacgaagtggcTGGTTTTTTGAACGCCAGAGATAATATGGGGGACCACTGGCCGTTCGAGGGGGTGGGCCTCAAGGCAGTTCAATTCTGAACCCAAGCCAGCAGATTTGGTGGCAACCACTTTAATCATAAAGAATGGCACATGCTGTACAAGTCAACATTTGTAGATACTTATTCAATTTCAAAACTCTCCCCTTCGCCTTCTAGGAGCAGGCGGCCAGCTGCTGTTCCCGCCACCGCGGCGCTGCAGTCCAATTTTGTGCCAAGCAAGCAAGGATTGTCTGTTACAGCTAGGCGCCATGTAGCCGGTGAGCAGCGTTTACACAACACCGCAACTTATTGATTTATGTGCGAGGAGCGTAACGTCAAACCTAGATGTGTGTGCGTTTTGCTGGGTCCTTGATAGAAATAATAGCTCGCATAATTGTGGTGCTAGGCGAGCATTTGTCGCTTAATGGGCCGTTTTGTCTCTCTGCAACTTCTTGTTCTTCCAGATAGTAGAAACTAAATTTAGAGCTCAATTGTATTAGCCACGTCTCATCGAAGCCTCGATAAAAGCTGTGACTCATCTGGTTCCAGCTTAGTTGTTTCGAAGCTATTCAGTTCAGTGATAAGCACCTCGGCAGGCCTTACCCTAAGAGAAGTTGAAACCAAGCCATTGGTGTAAGGTATCAGCACGTTTAAAATCCCACTGTAACGacgctatttcttttttttcccctaaaGTCTGCACCTAGACATAAcaattttttcttcaaaaatacACAAATAGGTTTGCGGACTCAAGTTCTCTGTTAAGGTGGTATGAACCAGTGCACTTTTTTCTTCTGAAGTATTCAGATATATGGGTGTTTATGAGTGGATAATACTTGAGGTTATtaaaaaaatgcaaattttggGAAAATTGAAAAACATCAGTACGCTGACAGAAGAACACTCGTCACTGTTACACATTAGTCTCGAGCATTCGAATTTCAAACAAGCGCATCACGGAATTCCTGTAGCCATTCGGTCTCGTGAGCAGCAAACAAAGCATGAGCCAGTCTGTTGTGTACCTATACCTATTCGGTGATTTTGCTTCTTGTTGCATGATGGATGTACAATGAATGGACACTTTCTGCACTAGGTAAATATTCAACTAGATCATTGAGAGTAGTCAGGGTTGCAGTCTTCAATTTTCTTTCACTGAACCGACATATTTATAGTTTTCTCTCGTCTCCAGTGGTAGTAGAACAGATCAACCATTTCCTTCATTCGCTGCTTGCAATTTGCACCTTGATCTTAATTATTTTTggtattctgttttttttcagTGTTCTTGCTAAAATGACACAAGATACACATACCTCTGTTAGCACCAGTCATGCCCACACAGCCCTTGTAATGAATATTTCTTAGCGGCGCATTTTCTCTTGTCGCTGTGCCAGAAGATAGATGTTTTGAGTTACTCAATATAGAAGATTATTACCGGTGGTTTTTCGCCTCCTCGAGGACCACCAAATTCTCTTGCAGGGAAGTTGAAGCACACTTTTTTCCAATCGCTCTGAAAAGCTGCGGTCCTCCGAAGGAGCGGGTGCCTGTTGCCGGGATTCTTCTGGTTGATCGCAAAGAAGCAGCAGTTGGTTGTGGTACAGGTATCCTTTCTTTTACGTCTTCATGTACATTGGGAGGTTCGGAAATAAACAAGGAACTGCATCGTTCCTTAATGCTCATGCACTTTGGTCGATTTCGACTTTTCCATTTATAGTATGCTTATATGTCTTCAGGATGTCGCTTTCTTAAAAGTGAGCATCATCTCCTGCGGGTCTTTCCCAAACTTTCCCATGGATCTTTCCTACTTGTGCAGTGACAGTGGGTCAGACGGCGGAGAGAAGTCGCGTTTCTTGGAGATTTTCCTGTACCTGCTGGTGCGCCTGGGCACAAAAAACATGTCATGATGCCTGGAACGTCTGAGATACGGCACACGGGATAGCAGCAACAGTAGAATTAACCTCGGGAGACATACACATGTGCTCGGTGAGTCCACACGTGGTCGTGCCTGCAATGCCAACAATAGGCGAATTTTCTATGTCATAAATGCCTGAGTGTCTTCATTACTGTAGCCGCTAAATTGTCTTCAGAAGACCGTGGAAGCATGCCACATGATTaggcatacacacaaaaaaagtgcaCCAAACACTGGCACGGAACGCGCGAAGCTGCGTCGGCAGTGAAGCCAGTGGAGAGCAGCTGGTTACTTGGTGCTGTGCCTTCACACTTCCTTGCAGCAAATCACGTCCCCCTCGAAAGGAGCATTTCGgaaactgaaaaagtatctataaacgttggtaAAAGCCTTGATACCCTAACGTCTACCTGACTGTGAGATGAACTTTCTGTATATTGGCCGGCACTGACATTTATTGTTCAATTAATACATTTAAAAGCTATGTGTATTGCCATCATTTTCTGCCTTTAATTATATTTCTTTTCTTTGATTTAGTTATAGAATCTACGAAGGAATACTTTTCCACTGTACGGTTTCATTGATTATGTCACTGAAGACTTTTTTCTGATTGATTAGTGTATTCATAACCAGAATAAGTTGCTCCTCACATAGCAGAATTTGGGAGTACTTGTATGGGAGCCAGGTAAGTTTAATAGGTATGGCCTGGTGGAGGGCCCTTTAAGTGCCATGCTTTTACATGCGAGAAgtatgtagtcaggttgttataTTGAAAATGCCTAGTTGTCATTACTTTGAAAATGCATGTAATTGATTGAATTTCATAGCCAATATGAAATCCTGCTTGCACTTCATTGTGATGAGCAGGTATGCACAAGACACGAGTGCTACAATGATGCAGCTGTTATGGTTTTCAGATACTGGTCCGACAAGTCTGTGGTTCAGTATGATAAAAACACAACCTACGTACTGCTTGCATATGCTGCATTTATCAAAGCCTTAGTACAAAGCGGAGCTTAAAAATGATGTGAACGATGATAATGAGAACATGCTCTCAAGATGCCAATATTGTTGAGCTCCTGCACATAATGCACTTCTTTGAAATTTGCAATGGCCTGAATATACTAGAAATGAATGGCCTACCAATTAATCCTAGTGCTGTTCCCGTGCTTCTCTAAAGATATACATTTTTGCCTTTACAGGTCAAGTCTTGCACTGCATGAAGATTTATCAAATGGACTGCTTGTTTTTTAAACTAAATCTTGTTGTTGCTGTGTACCATTTGTTCTATTTTTTATTCGATTGATGTCCTCAAAtgagaaaatttttttttgattgaGTACCATGTAGTCATTGAACCAGGTTTTATTTGTGGTTGGTGCAGTGCAGCCTATTGGTGTATATTTAGCCGTGCACTTGGATTTTATTGTGACGTGGTACTGATTGTATCTTGAATTGAGTTGGTCGTCATATTGTATTATTTAATCAAAGCTGGGCACTTGTCTATTACACTACCTACAGGAGACTGTTCTTGTGTTCATAGCAGTCAGTATTATTATTTGGCCTATTCTTTTCGGCccaaccgcggtggtctagtggctaaagtactcggctgctgacccgcaggtcgcgggttcaaatcccggctgcggcggctgcatttccgatggaggcggaaatgttgtaggcccgtgtgctcatatttgggtgcacgttaaagaaccccaggtggtcgaaatttccggagccctccactacggcgtctctcataatcatatggtggttttgggacattaaaccccacatatcaatcaatttggcCTATTCTGTCCATAATAACATTTTTTAGCTTGGTCATAATTTAGTAAATTCCTGCTTTATTACTGAACATGGTTCCAAGGCTATTGTACATGCAGTGAATTGCCAACAGTATTGCCATATGTGTTCTTTAGTTACATAAGGGATGTATTTCATGAAAATTTTCAGGCATTGTTTGGTTGCTGTAGTGTGCAGCATATGTGCACTAGGTACTGCATAAGGCTAAAAATACAAATCTACACTGTGAAAAAGCTTATGTATTTTGAACGGTGGTTCGTTGCATCTTGAATGAATAAACAGTATGGCAGAAAACGAGGATGAGGAGAGAAAGGAGAGACAACAGCGCTCACTCGCAGTTAAAGTTCCATTTCAAATGGAAGCAGAATAAATAGCATCCGGAAAGCTCAGTTCTGCAGGGCATATTTGGGCAGAGTCGTTCAAACTGGCTTTGGCGTGGGAGGATAATTTTTACAAACCCAATGTATAATTGGGCTCTGTGGTAACGTAGGCAACTGTCATGGCGAAGCGGGTGTGCATTTCATGCTGGTAGAATACTACATATAATGGACTACAAAGCTCACTCCTCTAAACCTGTAAATACAGAAACACCAAAACTCTGACCTACTGTCAGCATTACTCAGTGGCTGCGGGCTTCACAAACTCATCGCGAAGCTACTGATTCTGGAGAAGCCCCGAAAAATTTTAGCACTTTCGTATAATGAATTTCTATGCTGGTGAAAGTTTCTGTGTGACATTTCATGTGGTCAACAATCGGGGACTTCAAAAATTGCATGAAGCACTATGTGATGTTAACCTTGTGTGAAGCCGTAATAATGATATAAGAACAAGTAGTTCTCCCTTTAGCCCTTCCCCAGAGCTAATGTTAAGTTTTCCTCCTCCCTGTCCCCTTTCGAAATGGTTCGTTTGTCCTGCCCCCCCACCCTCATCTAATTTCTAGTAAAAAACATTTTGGCACTGCTCTTGGATGTGCACTCCCTTCTAGTGCCTCCCTCAACCTCGCCTTCAACATGCCTGCTGCACCAGGCTTCGCCCTCGCCCTTTACTGAGCTTTTGACTTTGCctttctcctctctttctttcttaccctgccccgccacggtggtcttgtggctaaggtacttggctgctgacccgcatgtcgcgggatcgaatcccaactgtggcggctgcatttccgatggaaatgttgtaggcccgtgtgctcagatttgggtgcacgttaaagaaccccaggtggtcaaaatttccggagccctccactacggcgtctctcataatcaaatggtggttttgggacgttaaaccccacaaatcaatcaatcaatcaaatcctcCTTACCCTCATTTCTCTTTCTTGTGCTTGGGCATACCTGCTGTACTAGGCTTCAGCTTCATCCTTGGCTTCTGCTTTGCTTTCGCTCTCACCATGTTGACCTATCTTGGCTAGGCTAGCCTCTTGTATGGCGCTCAACCCAGATTCACATCAGCTTTGAATAGCTGTTCTGTTGAAAGCAACTTGCCCAATGCAGGCTTGGTGTGCCACCCTTTGCAATGCTATTGCCTTTTGGCCTGTCCGAGCTATACTTCTTACACCTGTATGTACGTATATGTTTTGTTTCGTGTGATGTTAGGTGTAGACCTATGAAGCCACAGTACATAATCCATGAAAAATTACGGCGTCATTGATTTGATAATATTGAAACTATTTTATACATGGATTTCTGTGCTGCTGCAGTGGGCTGTAACCTTGCCATTTCGCATCTTACAAATAGTGCTATGGGGGTAGATGAGACACAAATGCATGAAATTGATTGGTTCAGTGCCTTCAAAGTTTGAAGACttttttaaactccacaacacggCACGCAAAAATAAGGAAATGTTCGTATAACAGCCAAAGTTGGCGGTGCACATGTGTCGAAAACCAGGGGCTTAGCCATAAGTTTTTTCTGGGAGGGGAGGAGGGGGAGGCAGAGAGAAAAGTATTGACCCCATTACATATATTCGTAGatacatatgcatgcatgtatcaAATGAAACATAAAAGTGTCAGGGAGGGGCCTGCTGTAGCTTGCCAATTAGCCTAGGACTTGGCTTGTTGGTAGTACTGCAATTAAGTTAAGGCTATTGATGTAGCATGTATATTCCTATACTTTCAGGTGAAGGTGGTTCCTCTCTCAAGCCAGCCGGCACTAGTCGACAGAGAAAAATTGACAAGCCCAGAGAAGAGTACCAATGCTACTTGTGCCCCTTCGTATCGAAGAACTTGAAGCGGCATATGCTAACTCACAGAGAAAAGCAATTCGTTTGCTCAGTCTGTTCAAAGCGATTTAGACGATCGGACACGCTTGCAGAGCACATGCGGATGCACAGTAATGAAAAACCTTATTCTTGTTCTGTGTGTCCATATAGAGCATGTTACAGGAGTTTGTTAAAATCCCATCTGAGAAGCCACAGTGACGGCATACGGGTGCACAATGTGTACATTCTTCGCTAATAAATACAAATTTGTGGAAAAGCAAAATGTGAGTGTCATAGCCTCTCTACAGTCATATCACCAATGGCGTGATATAGCGACTTTCAAGTACTTACATAGGGCAACAGTTGCTGCGGCCTTGGGCCTGATGCCTCATATCTCCTTGATGTCTGTAATCTACATATATGGATGCAACTTGTTTTAAAAGTACTATCAGTAAGTGCAAAGAAGAGAAACGCCAAGGTTTAGATGTAGTAAACCCATGTACACATTATGCGCATTGTTGCGTGACAGCACGTTTGTGGACTCTGTCCAAGATATAACGGTGTCCAGGTGTTGCAGGCCTGAGATGCCTTCCCGACGTTTCATCGCACCCCACTACCCTGAGGCCGCTGTGTCGGTTGCTAAACTGATGGCGAACAGACCGCGGTTATTTCATCGAATAGTTGCGGAAAGCGAGAGGTATTTGCCTCTCATCGTGCCTCTTGCTTTTGATCTGAGCGTCGCTGTTTCGACTTTCGACCCCGATGGCTGGCATCTGGGGAGCAGCGGCCGGGTCACATAATCGCCGTGGAGGCGGGAGAGTGTCATCGAAGCAAAAGAGGCGGCAGCTAGGGAGACAAGCTGTTCaggaaaacagcttcaagcctgGCGTCCTTTGTTGAGGGTCGCATAGTAAAATAAAAACTCTTCAATAACATTAATCGAATCCAGAGTCTTATACACCCCTTACAAAATGGTTCGCAGCGGCGGTATAAGGAGGCTGGTGGACACCTGCTGAAGGAACTTGTCAGTCCGGGATCATTGGACTCTACTACGCGGACAAAGCAAGCGAGAAAGGATCCGCAATGAGCAAGTCGTC
Above is a window of Rhipicephalus microplus isolate Deutch F79 chromosome 1, USDA_Rmic, whole genome shotgun sequence DNA encoding:
- the LOC119172023 gene encoding uncharacterized protein LOC119172023; translation: MRDLLCDLLDLCHCLRVSRRPAAVPATAALQSNFVPSKQGLSVTARRHVADYYRWFFASSRTTKFSCREVEAHFFPIALKSCGPPKERVPVAGILLVDRKEAAVGCGTVTVGQTAERSRVSWRFSCTCWCAWAQKTCHDAWNV